A stretch of the Streptomyces sp. NBC_00654 genome encodes the following:
- a CDS encoding ABC transporter ATP-binding protein → MSSGTASWARRLVRHCLRYRRRLLISLTASIVTMCVTALMPLIPKLVIDGLVNGGDRQLMPWLTLMAAAAMAVYLLTYVRRYYASLVALEVQHDLRTEMYESLVRLDGRRQDELSTGQVIGCGTTDLQLIQRQLGLLPALIGNMLLFVVAIAVMLTLSPLLTLIALAVALTLPWVARRGHAQLFRATWHAQQQAGAVASVVSGSIDGVRVVKGFGQESQEIGKLRSASRSLFAARLSTVRLNARYTPALQAVPALGQVCVLALGGWLATRGDITLGTFVAFSTYFAQLVGSVKMLASTLTAGQQARASLERVFALIDTVPDVEETPDAQELLSGVPTDIEFDRITFGYADLAPVFKDFSLRIEPGETMAVVGSSGSGKSTLTSLVSRHYDVEGGIVRVGGHDVRHLTLRSLRAAIGNAPSDTFLFSESVRENIALRTPDETDEEVRSVGRVAQADRFVTDLSHGYDTVVGPNGLTLSGGQRQRIVLARALAGLPPVLLLDDVTSAIDPLAGKKIHEALRDVLKDRTVLLIAHQRSTLELADRIAVLEGGRLVGLGTHDTLRAECAEYRRLLDDPGELAPETSNTRKAATETPHGDAVTPELWRAPASHTARKRIHTPAAQAGLLTGPALAGVRDAGSLAQPPAASEPNLDEEAAKRPESSFGIRRLLRGLGVPFTLAVACVGLDAIAGLLLPVLIRHGIDEGVRRQAIGAVWGAATLALVVVAGQWAAQVGSIQLTGRTGERALYALRVKIFAHLQRLGLDYYERHMPGKIMTRMTTDLDALSAFLQTGLASALVAFLTFIGILVSLVAIDAQLALVVLAVLPPLAIGTYLFHQHSVRAYRLAREHASVVNSDLQESIAGLRILQSFGRETDRAQRFARHSADYRQARVRGQWLIAIYFPYVQLLASFATVGVLSLASGRVAAGTLTAGALVAYMLYIDLFFSPVQQLSQVFDGYQQASESLGRVRELLNEKSSTPAAAQPRFVEKLRGEVAFERVAFRYGDGATALTGVDLVVPAGQTVAFVGESGAGKSTLIKLAARFHDPSSGTVRVDGMDLRKLDLTGYRQRLGIVPQEPYLFRGTVRDAIAFGRPQALDVEVEAAARSVGAHDMVAALSGGYLHEVAEGGNNLSSGQRQLIALARAELAAPDILLLDEATSALDLRTESVVNAATKRLARQRTTLIVAHRLTTAARADRIVVLCKGRLMEDGTHEELLKEGGQYAELWRMFMDSQVVD, encoded by the coding sequence TTGAGTAGTGGCACAGCCAGTTGGGCTCGACGCCTCGTGCGGCATTGCCTTCGATACCGCAGAAGGCTTCTGATCTCACTCACGGCGTCGATCGTCACGATGTGTGTCACGGCACTCATGCCGCTGATCCCAAAGCTGGTCATCGATGGTCTGGTCAACGGCGGCGACCGGCAGCTGATGCCATGGCTGACGCTCATGGCCGCCGCCGCCATGGCGGTCTATCTGCTCACTTACGTCCGCCGCTACTACGCCAGCCTGGTGGCGCTCGAGGTCCAGCACGACCTGCGCACCGAGATGTACGAGTCGCTCGTGCGGCTGGACGGCAGACGTCAGGACGAGTTGTCCACCGGTCAGGTCATCGGTTGCGGCACCACCGATCTTCAGCTGATCCAGCGCCAACTGGGGCTGCTGCCCGCGTTGATCGGCAACATGCTGCTATTCGTGGTGGCGATCGCGGTCATGCTCACGCTCTCTCCATTGCTCACCCTCATCGCGCTCGCCGTGGCGCTGACGCTGCCCTGGGTAGCGCGCCGCGGCCACGCTCAGCTCTTCCGGGCCACTTGGCACGCTCAGCAACAGGCCGGCGCGGTCGCCTCCGTCGTAAGCGGGAGTATCGATGGCGTCCGCGTAGTCAAGGGTTTCGGCCAGGAGAGCCAGGAGATCGGTAAATTGCGCTCCGCCAGTCGCAGCCTCTTCGCCGCAAGACTGAGCACCGTGCGACTCAACGCCCGCTACACCCCGGCTTTGCAGGCGGTTCCTGCACTCGGGCAGGTCTGCGTTCTCGCGCTCGGCGGCTGGCTGGCGACGCGCGGCGACATCACGCTCGGCACCTTCGTCGCCTTCTCCACCTACTTCGCCCAGCTCGTCGGTTCCGTGAAGATGCTCGCGTCCACACTGACGGCTGGACAGCAGGCCAGAGCAAGTCTGGAGCGGGTGTTCGCACTCATCGACACGGTGCCCGATGTCGAAGAGACACCGGACGCGCAAGAGCTGTTGTCGGGCGTGCCCACCGACATCGAGTTCGACCGGATCACCTTCGGCTATGCGGACCTGGCCCCGGTCTTCAAGGACTTTTCACTGCGGATCGAACCCGGCGAGACGATGGCGGTGGTCGGATCGTCAGGCTCTGGCAAGTCCACGCTGACTTCGCTGGTGTCGCGCCACTACGATGTCGAAGGTGGAATCGTACGCGTGGGTGGCCACGACGTTCGGCACCTCACTCTGCGTTCGCTGCGCGCAGCCATCGGCAACGCCCCGAGCGACACCTTCCTGTTCTCCGAGTCTGTGCGCGAGAACATCGCCCTACGTACACCGGACGAGACCGACGAGGAGGTCCGCTCGGTCGGCCGGGTCGCCCAGGCGGACCGGTTCGTTACGGACCTTTCACACGGCTATGACACTGTTGTCGGCCCCAACGGACTGACCCTGTCCGGAGGGCAGCGCCAGCGCATCGTCCTCGCACGGGCGCTTGCCGGCCTACCGCCGGTTCTACTCCTCGACGACGTAACGTCAGCGATCGACCCCCTCGCCGGAAAGAAGATCCATGAGGCGTTGCGCGACGTCTTGAAGGATCGCACCGTCCTGCTGATCGCGCACCAACGCTCCACACTGGAACTGGCCGACCGGATCGCCGTCCTTGAAGGCGGTCGGTTGGTCGGACTCGGCACTCATGACACGTTGCGGGCGGAATGCGCCGAGTACCGGCGGTTGCTCGACGACCCCGGCGAGCTCGCTCCCGAAACATCAAATACTCGGAAGGCAGCCACCGAGACGCCCCACGGGGATGCCGTCACTCCCGAACTGTGGAGGGCGCCCGCGAGCCACACCGCACGGAAGAGGATTCATACACCTGCGGCCCAAGCCGGTCTCCTGACGGGGCCGGCACTCGCTGGAGTCCGGGATGCCGGGTCGCTCGCACAGCCGCCTGCCGCCTCCGAGCCGAACCTGGACGAGGAAGCCGCCAAGCGGCCCGAGTCCTCTTTCGGCATACGCCGACTGCTGAGAGGCCTCGGGGTGCCCTTCACCCTGGCCGTGGCTTGCGTCGGCCTCGACGCCATAGCTGGCCTCCTGCTACCCGTCCTGATCCGCCACGGCATCGACGAAGGCGTACGGCGGCAGGCCATCGGTGCGGTGTGGGGGGCTGCCACCCTGGCACTTGTGGTGGTGGCGGGTCAGTGGGCCGCACAGGTGGGCAGCATCCAGCTGACCGGTCGTACCGGTGAGCGTGCCCTCTACGCACTGCGGGTGAAAATCTTCGCTCATCTGCAGCGGCTCGGTCTCGACTACTACGAGCGGCACATGCCGGGAAAGATCATGACGCGGATGACCACGGATCTCGACGCTCTGTCCGCGTTCCTTCAGACGGGGCTGGCGTCCGCCCTCGTCGCGTTTCTCACCTTCATCGGCATTCTCGTGTCCCTCGTCGCAATCGACGCTCAACTGGCTCTGGTCGTCCTCGCCGTCCTCCCACCGCTGGCCATCGGCACGTATCTCTTCCATCAACACAGCGTGCGGGCGTACCGTCTTGCGAGAGAGCACGCCAGCGTGGTCAACAGCGATCTCCAGGAGTCCATTGCTGGACTGCGCATCCTGCAGTCCTTCGGGCGCGAGACAGACCGCGCACAGCGCTTCGCCAGGCACAGCGCTGACTACCGCCAGGCCCGGGTACGCGGACAGTGGCTCATAGCCATCTACTTTCCGTACGTGCAGCTCCTCGCCTCGTTCGCCACCGTCGGAGTACTGAGTCTGGCCTCCGGACGTGTGGCGGCGGGCACACTGACGGCAGGAGCGCTGGTTGCATACATGCTGTACATCGACCTTTTCTTCAGCCCCGTTCAGCAGTTGTCGCAGGTCTTCGACGGCTACCAGCAGGCTTCCGAGTCGCTCGGTCGGGTACGGGAGCTGTTGAACGAGAAATCGTCCACACCGGCCGCGGCTCAGCCCCGGTTCGTCGAAAAGCTGCGCGGAGAAGTTGCCTTCGAGCGTGTCGCTTTCCGCTATGGAGACGGCGCCACCGCACTCACTGGCGTCGATCTCGTCGTGCCAGCAGGCCAGACCGTTGCGTTCGTCGGCGAGTCGGGCGCGGGCAAGTCCACACTGATCAAGCTCGCTGCCCGGTTCCACGACCCCAGTTCGGGCACGGTGCGCGTAGACGGCATGGATCTACGAAAGCTCGACCTGACTGGATACCGGCAGCGTCTCGGTATCGTGCCACAGGAGCCCTACCTCTTCAGGGGTACTGTTCGTGACGCCATCGCGTTCGGACGACCTCAGGCACTGGACGTCGAGGTAGAGGCGGCTGCACGCAGCGTGGGCGCACACGACATGGTTGCCGCTCTGTCCGGCGGCTACCTTCACGAGGTTGCCGAGGGCGGCAACAACCTCTCCTCAGGTCAGCGGCAGTTGATCGCGCTGGCACGTGCCGAGCTAGCCGCGCCGGACATTTTGCTGCTCGACGAAGCCACCTCCGCACTCGACCTGAGAACCGAGTCCGTTGTCAACGCCGCCACCAAACGGCTCGCTCGTCAACGCACCACGCTGATCGTCGCCCACAGACTGACCACGGCTGCCCGCGCCGACCGGATCGTGGTCCTGTGCAAGGGCAGGCTGATGGAGGACGGAACGCATGAAGAACTCCTGAAAGAGGGAGGACAGTACGCCGAACTCTGGCGCATGTTCATGGACAGTCAGGTGGTGGATTGA
- a CDS encoding IS3 family transposase (programmed frameshift), with the protein MKHCPAEFKADAVALYRSRPGATIRSVAADPGVNTEKLRNWIRAADGRRPGAHSAPPVTAWAGDGDVQAEPAAARKRVRELEEERDILREAARYFANGDALVNRCQFVEDHQRRHGVKRLCGILGLSRSSFCYWRRTAAARTARQTAEAGLAARIRRVHQESDGTYGVPRITAELRDEGGPVVNHKRVARVMRTIGLEGVRLRRRHRTTLADQTASKAPDLIGRDFTAVVVNTKYVGDITCLPVSGSKLLCLATVIDLASRRLAGWAIADHMRTELVIDALAAAERTRGSLDGAVMHTDHGSQYTSRAFAEICRSAGVRQSMGAIGSSADNAAAESFNAAFTRETLKGRKAWPNEREARLEAFRWLTRYNTRRRHSRLGQGSPASYENDFQPAATTLAQAA; encoded by the exons ATGAAGCACTGTCCCGCCGAGTTCAAGGCGGACGCGGTCGCGTTGTACCGGTCGAGGCCAGGAGCGACGATCAGGTCGGTCGCGGCTGATCCCGGGGTGAACACCGAGAAGCTGCGGAACTGGATCCGGGCCGCCGACGGGCGTCGGCCCGGTGCCCACTCCGCGCCGCCGGTCACCGCGTGGGCGGGCGATGGTGACGTTCAGGCGGAGCCGGCCGCCGCCCGGAAGAGGGTTCGCGAGCTGGAGGAAGAGCGCGACATTCTTCGCGAGGCGGCCCGGTATTTCGCGA ACGGAGACGCGCTGGTGAACCGCTGCCAGTTCGTTGAAGACCATCAGCGCCGTCACGGCGTGAAGCGGCTCTGCGGCATTCTCGGCCTCTCCCGGTCGAGCTTCTGCTACTGGCGTCGCACCGCAGCCGCGCGGACAGCCCGGCAGACCGCCGAGGCCGGGCTCGCGGCCCGGATACGCAGGGTCCACCAGGAATCCGACGGCACCTACGGAGTCCCCAGGATCACCGCCGAGCTCCGTGACGAGGGTGGCCCGGTGGTCAACCACAAGCGGGTCGCGAGGGTCATGCGGACCATCGGACTTGAGGGGGTGCGTCTGCGGCGTCGGCACCGCACCACCCTCGCGGACCAGACGGCTTCGAAGGCGCCGGATCTGATCGGCCGTGACTTCACCGCTGTCGTGGTGAACACGAAGTACGTCGGCGACATCACATGCCTGCCGGTCAGTGGATCGAAGCTGCTCTGTCTGGCGACCGTCATCGACCTCGCCTCACGCCGGCTGGCCGGGTGGGCGATCGCCGATCACATGCGCACCGAGCTCGTCATCGACGCCCTGGCGGCCGCCGAGCGAACCCGCGGCAGTCTCGACGGAGCGGTGATGCACACCGATCACGGCTCGCAATATACGAGTAGGGCCTTCGCGGAAATCTGCAGGTCAGCAGGGGTCCGGCAGAGCATGGGCGCGATCGGGTCCAGCGCGGACAACGCTGCGGCGGAAAGCTTCAACGCCGCCTTCACGAGGGAGACGCTCAAGGGTCGGAAGGCCTGGCCGAACGAGCGTGAGGCCAGGCTCGAAGCCTTCCGCTGGCTGACCCGTTACAACACCCGGCGCCGGCATTCCCGCCTCGGCCAGGGGTCTCCGGCCTCCTACGAAAACGACTTCCAACCCGCGGCAACTACCCTGGCCCAAGCGGCATAG
- a CDS encoding type II toxin-antitoxin system VapB family antitoxin — translation MSVTQVALDDEALAEAMRLMGVSTRKETVNGALRDYVARIKRLEAAEKLAARGERGEFEAAAAVHAAAKRARRAAFE, via the coding sequence ATGTCTGTGACCCAGGTCGCTCTTGACGATGAGGCGCTGGCCGAGGCGATGCGGCTGATGGGTGTCTCGACGAGGAAGGAGACGGTCAACGGGGCTCTGCGGGACTATGTGGCGCGCATCAAGCGGCTGGAGGCTGCCGAGAAGCTGGCCGCGCGGGGTGAGCGGGGCGAGTTCGAGGCTGCGGCTGCGGTGCATGCAGCTGCCAAGCGCGCTCGGCGGGCAGCCTTCGAGTGA
- a CDS encoding YtxH domain-containing protein, translated as MRYRLTFIAGLALGYVLGTRAGRERYEQLKKSARQFAENPAVRNAAESAASSGRDFAGKAYHSVSEKVGDKVPASVADRVRSLRERSSLNGAEDDWGTTNT; from the coding sequence ATGCGGTACCGGCTCACGTTCATCGCCGGACTGGCCCTCGGTTACGTGCTCGGCACGCGAGCCGGGCGCGAGCGTTATGAGCAGTTGAAGAAGTCCGCACGTCAGTTCGCCGAGAACCCCGCCGTGCGCAACGCCGCCGAGTCCGCGGCGAGCAGCGGGCGGGACTTCGCGGGCAAGGCGTACCACTCGGTGAGCGAGAAGGTCGGGGACAAGGTGCCCGCTTCGGTGGCCGACCGGGTGCGGTCGCTGCGGGAGCGCAGCAGTCTGAACGGCGCGGAGGACGACTGGGGCACCACCAACACCTGA
- a CDS encoding FGGY family carbohydrate kinase, which yields MGIVAGLDSSSAFTHIVVCDTDTGAVLRQGYAAHPVEAKASEVDPQAWLLSLGEAASAGLLEGVQAIGVSAQQHGLVPLDHQGNLVRPALLGNDRRAQVAAADLIDGLGGRQAWAEAVGAVPQAAQPVAKLRWLARTEPENAQRVTAVMQPHDWLVWQLLGRPARRTTDRGAASGTGYWSAGTGSYRPDLVELALGHQAALPEVLGPADCAGTTPEGLLISAGTGETMAAAFGLGVAVGDAVVSLGASGSVMAVHHEALADPTGMITSFADATGMHLPVVHTSNAVRALRGTAEMLGLEGLEELSALALKSTPGASGLVLLPYLEGERTPQLPHTAGTLCGLRRESMKPEHLARAAFEGMLCSLADALDVLRGRGVEVRRVFLLGAAAELPAVQALAPAVFGTQVVVPQPAEYAALGAARQAAWALGVSQGTLDPRTPPAWQGAAAQVLEPGEELAAGRAVRQQYEATRDQIHPGAFGTGV from the coding sequence ATGGGCATAGTCGCCGGCTTGGACAGTTCTTCCGCCTTCACTCACATCGTCGTCTGCGACACGGACACGGGCGCCGTGCTGCGGCAGGGGTACGCCGCGCATCCGGTCGAGGCCAAGGCCTCCGAGGTCGACCCGCAGGCGTGGCTGCTCTCACTCGGTGAGGCGGCCTCCGCCGGGCTGCTCGAAGGTGTGCAGGCCATCGGTGTGTCCGCGCAGCAGCACGGGCTCGTCCCCCTGGACCACCAGGGCAATCTCGTACGCCCGGCGCTGCTCGGCAATGACCGGCGGGCGCAGGTCGCCGCGGCCGATCTGATCGACGGGCTCGGCGGGCGGCAGGCCTGGGCCGAGGCCGTCGGGGCCGTGCCGCAGGCGGCGCAGCCGGTGGCGAAGCTGCGCTGGCTGGCGCGGACCGAGCCGGAGAACGCGCAGCGCGTCACAGCCGTCATGCAGCCGCACGACTGGCTGGTGTGGCAGTTGCTGGGCCGGCCGGCCCGGCGGACCACCGACCGGGGCGCGGCGTCCGGTACCGGCTACTGGTCGGCGGGGACCGGCTCCTACCGGCCCGACCTGGTGGAGCTGGCGCTGGGACATCAGGCGGCGCTGCCCGAGGTGCTCGGTCCCGCCGACTGTGCCGGGACGACGCCGGAGGGACTGCTGATCTCGGCGGGCACCGGCGAGACGATGGCGGCGGCTTTCGGGCTCGGGGTCGCGGTGGGCGATGCGGTGGTGTCGCTGGGGGCCTCCGGGTCCGTGATGGCGGTGCACCACGAGGCGCTGGCCGATCCGACCGGGATGATCACCTCGTTCGCCGACGCCACCGGGATGCATCTGCCGGTGGTGCACACCTCGAACGCGGTGCGCGCGCTGCGCGGGACCGCCGAGATGCTGGGGTTGGAGGGGCTGGAGGAGCTGTCCGCGCTCGCGCTGAAGTCGACGCCCGGGGCCTCGGGGCTGGTGCTGCTGCCGTATCTGGAGGGCGAGCGCACCCCCCAGCTGCCGCACACCGCGGGGACGCTCTGCGGGCTGCGGCGGGAGTCGATGAAGCCGGAGCATCTGGCACGGGCCGCGTTCGAGGGGATGCTGTGCTCGCTGGCCGACGCGCTCGACGTGCTGCGCGGCCGCGGTGTGGAGGTGCGGCGGGTGTTCCTGCTGGGCGCCGCCGCCGAGCTGCCGGCCGTGCAGGCGCTGGCTCCCGCGGTGTTCGGTACGCAGGTCGTCGTACCGCAGCCCGCCGAGTACGCGGCCCTCGGTGCGGCGCGGCAGGCGGCCTGGGCGCTCGGGGTCTCGCAGGGGACCCTCGATCCGCGTACTCCCCCGGCCTGGCAGGGCGCCGCGGCGCAGGTGCTGGAGCCGGGCGAGGAGCTGGCCGCGGGCCGGGCGGTGCGTCAGCAGTACGAGGCGACGCGCGATCAGATTCACCCCGGGGCGTTCGGAACCGGGGTCTGA
- a CDS encoding ABC transporter ATP-binding protein — MLIKILRTYLGPYRKPIALLVFLQLLQTCASLYLPSLNADIIDNGVVKGDTGYILEFGGLMIAVSVVQVVCNVGAVYYGARTASALGRDVRASIFDRVQAFSAREVGRFGAPSLITRTTNDVQQVQMLVLMAFTLMVSAPIMCIGGIIMALGQDVPLSAVLLAVVPVLGISVSLIVKRMRPLFRTMQERLDTVNQVLREQITGNRVIRAFVRDAYEEERFRGANTELTDVSVSTGRLMAFMFPTVMTVVNLSSIAVVWFGAHRIDSGGMQIGALTAFLAYLMQIVMSVMMATFMFMMVPRAEVCAERIQEVLETDSSVVPPLAPVTELRRHGHLEVRGAEFRYPGAEEPVLRAVDLVARPGETTAIIGSTGSGKSTLLGLVPRLFDATDGEVLVDGADVRTLDPVLLAKTVSLVPQKPYLFSGTVATNLRYGNPDATDEELWHALEVAQAKEFVEQLEHGLNAPIAQGGTNVSGGQRQRLAIARTLVQQPEIYLFDDSFSALDYATDAALRAALSRETAEATVVIVAQRVATIRDADRILVLDEGRVVGSGTHGELMDGNETYREIVLSQLTEAEAA; from the coding sequence GTGCTCATAAAAATCCTGCGGACCTATCTCGGCCCGTACAGAAAACCCATCGCACTGCTGGTGTTCCTCCAGCTGCTGCAGACCTGTGCCAGCCTCTATCTGCCCAGCCTCAACGCCGACATCATCGACAACGGTGTCGTGAAGGGTGACACGGGCTACATCCTGGAGTTCGGCGGTCTCATGATCGCCGTCAGCGTCGTCCAGGTGGTCTGCAACGTCGGCGCCGTCTACTACGGCGCGCGCACCGCGTCCGCGCTCGGGCGTGATGTCCGGGCGTCGATCTTCGACCGGGTGCAGGCGTTCTCGGCGCGGGAGGTCGGGCGCTTCGGGGCGCCCTCGCTGATCACTCGTACGACCAATGACGTCCAGCAGGTACAGATGCTGGTGCTGATGGCGTTCACGCTGATGGTGTCGGCCCCGATCATGTGTATCGGCGGCATCATCATGGCGCTCGGCCAGGACGTTCCGCTGTCCGCGGTGCTGCTGGCCGTGGTGCCGGTGCTCGGCATCTCGGTGAGCCTCATCGTGAAGAGGATGCGGCCGCTGTTCCGCACGATGCAGGAGCGGCTGGACACCGTGAACCAGGTGCTGCGCGAGCAGATCACCGGCAATCGCGTCATCCGCGCCTTCGTCCGGGACGCGTACGAGGAGGAGCGCTTCCGGGGGGCGAACACCGAGCTGACCGATGTGTCGGTCTCGACCGGCCGGCTCATGGCGTTCATGTTCCCGACCGTGATGACGGTGGTGAACCTGTCGTCCATCGCCGTGGTCTGGTTCGGGGCGCACCGCATCGACAGCGGCGGGATGCAGATCGGCGCGCTGACCGCGTTCCTCGCCTATCTGATGCAGATCGTGATGTCCGTGATGATGGCCACCTTCATGTTCATGATGGTGCCGCGCGCCGAGGTCTGTGCCGAACGCATCCAGGAGGTCCTGGAGACCGATTCGAGCGTCGTGCCGCCGCTCGCCCCGGTCACGGAGCTGCGCAGGCACGGTCATCTGGAGGTGCGGGGCGCGGAGTTCCGCTACCCGGGTGCCGAGGAGCCGGTGCTGCGGGCCGTGGACCTGGTGGCGCGCCCCGGTGAGACGACCGCGATCATCGGGTCGACGGGCAGCGGGAAGTCGACGCTGCTCGGGCTCGTACCGCGGCTGTTCGACGCGACGGACGGCGAGGTGCTGGTCGACGGCGCGGACGTACGGACGCTGGACCCGGTGCTGCTGGCGAAGACCGTGAGCCTGGTGCCGCAGAAGCCGTACCTGTTCTCGGGGACGGTCGCGACGAATCTGCGGTACGGGAATCCGGACGCGACCGACGAGGAGCTGTGGCACGCGCTGGAGGTGGCGCAGGCCAAGGAGTTCGTGGAGCAGCTGGAGCACGGGCTGAACGCGCCAATCGCGCAGGGCGGCACCAATGTCTCCGGTGGCCAGCGGCAGCGTCTGGCGATCGCCCGGACGCTCGTGCAGCAGCCGGAGATCTATCTCTTCGACGACTCGTTCTCGGCGCTGGACTACGCGACGGACGCGGCGCTGCGCGCGGCGCTGTCCCGGGAGACGGCCGAGGCGACGGTGGTGATCGTGGCGCAGCGGGTGGCCACGATCCGTGACGCCGACCGGATCCTGGTGCTCGACGAGGGCCGGGTCGTGGGATCGGGCACCCACGGCGAGTTGATGGACGGCAATGAAACGTACCGGGAGATCGTGCTCTCCCAGCTGACGGAAGCGGAGGCCGCGTAA
- a CDS encoding ABC transporter ATP-binding protein, whose translation MAGPGGRMMAGAPTERSMDFKGSGKRLLKRFSREKSSLYLMLAAGVLSVALSVVGPKILGMATDLIFAGVVGRGMPEGTTKEQAIEGLRDKGSGGLADMLSGVDFTPGHGIDFGAVGNVLLIALVIYVAAGLLMLVSTRISIRVINRIVFQLREDLQTKMARLPLSYFDRAKRGEVLSRATNDIDNISQTMQQTMGQLINSLLTIVGVLIMMFWISPLLALVALATIPLSVVVAMRVGKRSQPQFVEQWKVTGKLNAHIEEMYTGHTLVKVFGRQEESARDFAEQNEALYEAGFKAQFNSGIMQPLMMFVSNLNYVLVAVVGGLRVASGALSIGDVQAFIQYSRQFSMPLTQVASMANLVQSGVASAERVFELLDAEEQGADPENGERPDELRGRVSLEKVSFRYDPEKPLIEDLSLSVEPGQTVAIVGPTGAGKTTLVNLLMRFYEVTGGRIALDGVDVAKMSRADLRSGIGMVLQDTWLFGGSIADNIAYGASREVGREEIEAAAKAAHADRFIRTLPDGYDTVIDDEGSGVSAGEKQLITIARAFLSDPVILVLDEATSSVDTRTEVLIQKAMARLAHGRTSFVIAHRLSTIRDADVILVMENGSIVEQGSHDELLAAKGSYARLYAAQFAQALAEVD comes from the coding sequence ATGGCCGGGCCGGGCGGACGAATGATGGCCGGAGCGCCCACCGAGCGGTCCATGGACTTCAAGGGGTCCGGGAAGCGGCTGCTGAAGAGGTTCAGCCGGGAGAAGTCCTCGCTGTACCTGATGCTGGCCGCCGGGGTGCTGAGCGTGGCACTCTCGGTGGTCGGTCCGAAGATCCTCGGTATGGCGACCGACCTGATCTTCGCGGGTGTGGTCGGCCGGGGGATGCCGGAGGGCACCACCAAGGAGCAGGCCATCGAGGGCCTGCGCGACAAGGGCAGCGGCGGGCTGGCCGACATGCTGTCCGGAGTGGACTTCACCCCGGGTCACGGCATCGACTTCGGTGCTGTGGGGAACGTCCTGCTGATCGCTCTGGTGATCTATGTCGCTGCCGGGCTGCTGATGCTCGTGTCCACCCGGATCTCGATCCGGGTGATCAACCGGATCGTGTTCCAGCTGCGCGAGGACCTCCAGACGAAGATGGCGCGGCTGCCGCTGTCGTACTTCGACCGCGCCAAGCGCGGCGAGGTGCTCAGCCGGGCGACGAACGACATCGACAACATCTCGCAGACGATGCAGCAGACGATGGGGCAGCTCATCAACTCCCTGCTGACCATCGTCGGCGTACTGATCATGATGTTCTGGATCTCGCCGCTGCTGGCGCTGGTCGCGCTGGCGACGATCCCGCTGTCGGTGGTCGTGGCCATGCGGGTGGGCAAGCGTTCGCAGCCGCAGTTCGTGGAGCAGTGGAAGGTGACGGGCAAGCTCAACGCCCACATCGAGGAGATGTACACCGGGCACACGCTGGTGAAGGTCTTCGGGCGGCAGGAGGAGTCCGCGAGGGACTTCGCCGAGCAGAACGAGGCGCTGTACGAGGCGGGCTTCAAGGCGCAGTTCAACAGCGGGATCATGCAGCCGCTGATGATGTTCGTGTCGAACCTGAACTATGTGCTCGTCGCCGTCGTCGGCGGGCTGCGGGTCGCCTCCGGTGCGCTGTCGATCGGTGATGTGCAGGCGTTCATCCAGTACTCCCGGCAGTTCTCGATGCCGCTGACCCAGGTCGCCTCGATGGCGAACCTGGTCCAGTCGGGCGTCGCGTCGGCCGAGCGGGTCTTCGAGCTGCTGGACGCGGAGGAACAGGGGGCGGACCCGGAGAACGGTGAGCGGCCCGACGAGCTGCGCGGCAGGGTCTCGCTGGAGAAGGTGTCGTTCCGCTACGACCCGGAGAAGCCGCTCATCGAGGATCTGTCGCTGAGCGTCGAACCGGGCCAGACCGTGGCGATCGTCGGGCCGACGGGCGCCGGCAAGACGACCCTGGTCAATCTGCTGATGCGGTTCTACGAGGTGACGGGCGGCCGGATCGCCCTCGACGGGGTCGATGTGGCGAAGATGTCGCGCGCCGACCTGCGGTCCGGGATCGGCATGGTCCTCCAGGACACCTGGCTGTTCGGCGGCTCGATCGCGGACAACATCGCGTACGGCGCTTCGCGCGAGGTCGGCCGGGAGGAGATCGAGGCGGCGGCGAAGGCGGCGCACGCCGACCGCTTCATCCGTACCCTGCCGGACGGCTACGACACGGTGATCGACGACGAGGGTTCCGGGGTCAGCGCGGGCGAGAAGCAGCTGATCACCATCGCGCGGGCGTTCCTGTCCGACCCGGTGATCCTGGTGCTCGACGAGGCGACCAGCTCGGTCGACACCCGTACCGAGGTGCTGATCCAGAAGGCGATGGCGCGCCTCGCGCACGGCCGGACCAGCTTCGTCATCGCGCACCGGCTCTCCACCATCCGGGATGCCGACGTCATCCTGGTGATGGAGAACGGCTCGATCGTCGAACAGGGCTCGCACGACGAGCTGCTGGCGGCCAAGGGCTCGTACGCCCGGCTGTACGCGGCCCAGTTCGCGCAGGCGCTCGCCGAGGTGGACTGA